The following nucleotide sequence is from Anopheles stephensi strain Indian chromosome 3, UCI_ANSTEP_V1.0, whole genome shotgun sequence.
TTCAACTGAAGGCGGAAATCGTTCGCACACTAGCCACACTGGCGGGTAGCCTGGAGAACGCCATCAAGCTCTGGCACAACCTGGAAGACTCGCAAATCATCAACACCGTACCGTCGACGAGCAATTTCAAAACGCGTGGCGTCATATCGGAGCTGGAAGAGGTCGAAAGCCGCAACGAAACGTTCCCGCTTACCCAAGCCATGCTGGATTTGCTGTCCGCCCTGATGAGCACAGCCATTCCGGACGATTTGGGCGAAGGAGCGCGAGCTCCCGGCATTCATCCCTACCTTTCCTACGTGGTCAATACCGTGCTGCTGCGACTGTTTAGCCGCAACTACAAGGACGGAGCAGAAAAGTGGCAACTCGCTCAGAAGTGTCTCAAGATCGTGTACATGTTTGTGAACAGCTTCAACTTTAATCCTTCAAACGCAAACCTCATGAAGGAGCTGAAGGAAGGACGAACGCCACCAGCGTACCGGATTATGCTGCAGCTAAACACCAAGTCCGATCTGCTCCGTTTCATCCTGCACATCGTCGACGAGTCGATCGTTTGCTTCGACTCGTACACACCGTTCCCGGGCAAAGCGTCGCTCGAGGCTGCTTCCCTGCTGTGTCTGCAAATCATCGAAAAGGCACTCAAGCTTCAGGAAGAATTCTTCAACATGCATCTCAGCACGCCCAGCCCGGTCAATCTGAACGGCATCAACAAACTTCTGCTCGGCGTAAATCCACGCAGCGGCACCGCAAATCACATGCTGAACATCATGAAGCACATTACCTACAGCACCTGGCTGCCGGAGAACAGTCTCGTATCGCTGCGCATCCTGTCCATCATCATGACCCTGCCGGACGTTAATCAGCTCATACTCGGACTCGTCACCCAGACGGACGAACTGAAGAACGAGATAAGGCAAGGTTTCGTGGAGTGTCTGGAAGCGGATTTAAATGTGACAGAAGAAGCGGAACCGCTGCCGCTGATGGAGCAGATGAATGAGGCCGCCCTGATACTCGGCACCGGAGCAATGGAGGAAGACATTGCGTCCaaatcttcctcttcctcggAAACGTTCCTAACGACAAGCATCAAGACGGCCGTAATACAGCTCATCCAGGAGTGTTTGCAGCAACCGATTGTGCCAAACCTGGCCCACTACCTGTTGGGATTCGATCTGGGCAAGGATCTCCAGCTGACGAGTTTGCAGCAGCCGGGCATAATGAACTTCCCGAGCCATTGCTCGAAATCACTCATCACGCTGTTGGACCGACATTTAGAGGTAAGTTTCTGTGCCACACCGGATTCTTAAGTGCTAGTTGCAGGAAGTTTCTAATCTTTTCGCTACTTGCAGCACCTGAAATCGGGAAACGTCCTGTCCACCAGCTACAACAAGCTGATCGAGCACGCGTACCGATTGCTGTACCAAGTTTGCCGCAACTACCACACCTCGGAGGTGTTTCTGCGCTTCCTTCGCTCGTGTAACGATTTCCTCTGCCGGCACACAACATCGCTGCCCTTCCCGGATGCGAAAAATCCGTTCCTGCTAAACCAGATGACGTTCCTGCTGAAGGCGATCGTCATCGAGCTGAAGCTGACGAGCGAACGCAACCAGGCGACGCAGTTTGAAACGATCTGCAAAATTCTGCTCAAGATCATAAACGCTCCATCGATCGAGGCGGTAACGACGGGGCTGGGCGACTATTACACCAACACGAACATTAGCTTCTCGATCAATGCGTCAGCGGACATGTCGACGACTGCGATCGCCGCTACGAAGGAGTCGAGTGAGACGGCGAAACGGTTGCTGTGCATACTGCTCGATTGTGTGGATTTTACCATCAAGCAGCTGGAGGAACCCACGTGGAACTATTTCAATGCGGCCGTGCTACACGAGCTGCTGCAAAGCTGTGAAACGCCTGTTTCGCAAAACTCGCGCATGCGACTGATCGACACACGGAAATTGCATGACATCTTGAGGGATGAGCTGGATTCAATCCAAACGATCGCCACTGGGCAACGTGCGCACGTCGTGCAGGAAGTGAAAACGATCCTCAGGTACGCGTTGCAGCTGAACACGCAGCGCAGCCTGTGTTCGTCCACGATTAAGTTCCTCGAGGCGTGGGGACAGGTGGCCGAGGTGCTGGTGTGCGTTACCCCAACCATGATCATGTCGCTCGACACGAAGCAGATCATCATCACGGAGCTGCTGCAGATCATGCTCAGCAAAGCGGTACCGAAGCAAATCATCTCCGAGCTGGCAAATATCGCTTCCTCGACCATCTCGCTGCTGATGGTGAATTTGAGAAGCTGCTTTCTGCTGAAATCGGAACAGATGTCGCTGCACATGATATCGGAACGGCATCAGAATGGAGGTATGAATGGGACGAGCGCTAGGAACGGATTAAACGGCGAGCTGAACAATAGCGCACAGCACCGGCAGGAAGGAACATATGTCTATCTCGAGCGTGCCAACGCGCTTAGCTTGAAGTTTATCCTGAAAAACATTCTCGACTGGCTGCTGATCAGCAGCGATGGATCGCCCCAGCTCAAGATGAATCTTTACGTAGCGCTGCTAAACTACATGTACATCATCAAGGGCAACCGGGAGAGTCTGGAGCGTAGCCAGAAGCTGGAAAGCGACAAGGAAGAGGTTGGATCGTTCTTGAACAAAACCATCAGCAACGCGGGACGGAAACCGTTCGGTACGGAGACGGAAGATTACAAGCACCTGACGATGATCATGGACATTTTCCACTCGTTCGGCGACAATCTGATCGATGTGATCTGTCAGGACTGTACGACGGGACACGATATCTGTAAAATGTTGGCAATGTCCTGTCTCGACATGTTGCTCAGCATGGACGCGTCGATCGATATAGTGGAGTTTATCGCACGGCACGGCTATCTGTCGCACATCATTAACAGTTTGCTGAAGAAGGACGGTGATCTGTGTCGGATTCTGCAGACCAACCCGAACACGTTCCGGGCGCTGTATGTGTACGAGTCGAAGATGGCACTGTTGACGCGCTTTGCTCGCTGCCAGATCGGCGCACGAATGCTGCTGGAGGAACACATCCTTGGGGTGCTGGGCAGCATGAAGGTGTACGATCTTCATCCGGACGTGCAGATCCTGAACGGTGGAAGCATCCAGCAGCAGTCGTACGCGTCGGCAATGGCggttgcagctgctgctgcatctgcCTCACTATCGTCCTCGTTTATTCCTCCGGTAGAGGCTCGGTTCCAGCAGATCCTGTTCCCTGCGCTGAACCTGTGCGATGCGATCCTCTCGACGCTGGGGCACGAGAATAACTCGGCGCTCAGTCAGATCATTCACTTTTTCCTTTCGCACAGTGACATGATCGAGACGGTGCTGCGAGCCGGTTCGCCCAGCATGAACCTCGGGCTGCTGAAAGAGCTGGCCGGCATAACGAACCTGATCGCCCGGTCAGCGAATCAGGAAATTTACGAACTAACCGATCCGAACGCTAACCAAGCGTTCGGCATGCAGCTGTACCGGATGCAGAAGTTCATGCTCGCCCTCCTGCCACGGTTTATCGTTTCCGAGCAGAACCTGAAGGAGCTGTACCAAAGCAGCATGATCGTGCAGCCGTACGGGGCCGGTGGAATG
It contains:
- the LOC118513766 gene encoding nuclear pore complex protein Nup205: MADATPDDLWTPYKCLLNNVENYLLPSSDFADTSHAASLEALLRKHKQNFISLLKNPPKNAKCREAIKQGITEGITLPEFGHTILSKELVDESIIISDMFDMNEYVALELLCTSQQQTINHPGLTRGLVAVLLYYDGRKSLVASLKQLLKSRAGVSWCTDAPPEVTQIVTSYTDGLVADGLLERIVDLLQELDITKELDILTTNRALGPPRHHRQVLDLFEEIRFLLAQCIYYYAAQSGLPRNATMKLVQYLRSYKCTESSGGIDDVTVTLQMGLLYALDLSVLQRREDGEELVRKLPMIKDDLYIDFLMDALSNGWENDGLHALTLFAFGLSIATLRLAPQTLVQDASKMIDQDELLVNGALQGKVFDFMYYTFLESELIFDTEFFYRRLHTMFADFIELMHSKVTELRGRADETARTVQVYQQQGIEPPTNLCRNFEMLLLSVGKLYANDRLRLNLSMEYWGPTEFAHTFQGNRISSRSVCLFKFIRLAGELLPPTLFIPYLKMLAGLSCNLQAARSAFNLLKQGSAYSGSSTVSWDHFFNSLSEYYFNLRQEQNPQSETVYRNRMICRSISPQELLGLQAVLQVVQAVARHDELSRIALCESDKWAPLNVLVGLISCSVPIQLKAEIVRTLATLAGSLENAIKLWHNLEDSQIINTVPSTSNFKTRGVISELEEVESRNETFPLTQAMLDLLSALMSTAIPDDLGEGARAPGIHPYLSYVVNTVLLRLFSRNYKDGAEKWQLAQKCLKIVYMFVNSFNFNPSNANLMKELKEGRTPPAYRIMLQLNTKSDLLRFILHIVDESIVCFDSYTPFPGKASLEAASLLCLQIIEKALKLQEEFFNMHLSTPSPVNLNGINKLLLGVNPRSGTANHMLNIMKHITYSTWLPENSLVSLRILSIIMTLPDVNQLILGLVTQTDELKNEIRQGFVECLEADLNVTEEAEPLPLMEQMNEAALILGTGAMEEDIASKSSSSSETFLTTSIKTAVIQLIQECLQQPIVPNLAHYLLGFDLGKDLQLTSLQQPGIMNFPSHCSKSLITLLDRHLEHLKSGNVLSTSYNKLIEHAYRLLYQVCRNYHTSEVFLRFLRSCNDFLCRHTTSLPFPDAKNPFLLNQMTFLLKAIVIELKLTSERNQATQFETICKILLKIINAPSIEAVTTGLGDYYTNTNISFSINASADMSTTAIAATKESSETAKRLLCILLDCVDFTIKQLEEPTWNYFNAAVLHELLQSCETPVSQNSRMRLIDTRKLHDILRDELDSIQTIATGQRAHVVQEVKTILRYALQLNTQRSLCSSTIKFLEAWGQVAEVLVCVTPTMIMSLDTKQIIITELLQIMLSKAVPKQIISELANIASSTISLLMVNLRSCFLLKSEQMSLHMISERHQNGGMNGTSARNGLNGELNNSAQHRQEGTYVYLERANALSLKFILKNILDWLLISSDGSPQLKMNLYVALLNYMYIIKGNRESLERSQKLESDKEEVGSFLNKTISNAGRKPFGTETEDYKHLTMIMDIFHSFGDNLIDVICQDCTTGHDICKMLAMSCLDMLLSMDASIDIVEFIARHGYLSHIINSLLKKDGDLCRILQTNPNTFRALYVYESKMALLTRFARCQIGARMLLEEHILGVLGSMKVYDLHPDVQILNGGSIQQQSYASAMAVAAAAASASLSSSFIPPVEARFQQILFPALNLCDAILSTLGHENNSALSQIIHFFLSHSDMIETVLRAGSPSMNLGLLKELAGITNLIARSANQEIYELTDPNANQAFGMQLYRMQKFMLALLPRFIVSEQNLKELYQSSMIVQPYGAGGMGISSSVNFGAAHSSNAANGNDQKQRSQYVKYFLEVAANLALYTRNCISNHVVDHRAINVLFSPHYNPDGTTTGPGTTPTKTVGGSLALMRQETFRSATETSSTDVPHSLYVVITQLRCTVEFYHRERNTLESLQQQRNSLPSIDLDKNIQLQYNVLTERVNAKQEELQRSVFIIEHYLYILWAHLDFFMLRVLPVNNRVGSSTFTGHNFQTDQSDSSWRVSNDDILALKKTLIGVFNETFCKQLIELETKQSEKGFVASFIRRIKQSIQFVPVK